A single region of the Neotabrizicola shimadae genome encodes:
- a CDS encoding MlaC/ttg2D family ABC transporter substrate-binding protein, which translates to MPNDISISRRGLLALGLSGAIVAALPLPALALDDAQARALVDQAIGEINATINSGKSESAMYGDFERIFTRYADVPVIARSVLGPAAKTASPAQIQAFTKAYQGYLSRKYGRRFREFIGGKIEVTGSKPVKSYYEVQSVCYLKGESPFDLRWYVSDKSGKNLFFNIIIEGVNMLSSERTEIGAMLDQNGGNVDKLIAQLNKS; encoded by the coding sequence ATGCCGAATGACATTTCCATCTCTCGCCGCGGGCTTCTGGCCCTCGGTCTTTCTGGCGCGATTGTCGCGGCCCTTCCGCTGCCGGCCCTGGCGCTGGACGATGCCCAGGCCCGCGCCCTGGTCGACCAGGCCATCGGCGAGATCAACGCCACCATCAATTCCGGCAAGTCCGAAAGCGCCATGTACGGCGATTTCGAACGCATCTTCACTCGCTATGCCGACGTGCCCGTGATCGCCCGCTCGGTGCTTGGCCCGGCGGCCAAGACGGCCAGCCCGGCCCAGATCCAGGCCTTCACCAAGGCGTACCAGGGCTATCTCAGCCGCAAGTACGGCCGGCGCTTCCGCGAATTCATTGGCGGCAAGATCGAGGTGACAGGCTCCAAGCCGGTGAAAAGCTATTATGAGGTCCAGTCGGTCTGCTATCTCAAGGGCGAAAGCCCCTTCGACCTGCGCTGGTACGTCTCGGACAAGTCGGGCAAGAACCTGTTCTTCAACATCATCATCGAAGGCGTGAACATGCTCTCGTCCGAGCGCACGGAAATCGGCGCGATGCTCGACCAGAACGGTGGCAACGTCGACAAGCTGATTGCCCAGCTGAACAAAAGCTGA
- a CDS encoding VacJ family lipoprotein, giving the protein MNKQLDQMFVRPVAEGTSDILPDEVEVAILNASSTWEAPGDAVNYVLQVKPGKAVESVLRFAINATVGVGGIFDPATAIGIPNHSTTFGDTLYVWGVPEGNYDELPLLGPSTDRDSAGRVVGGFLNPLDYVVNPTQGVVLVVLGGASMLVERGRYSDTVDSVLYDSADSYAQTRLLYTQNRRFELGDTGEADDGFIDPYADDGSAQTDGASDAVAGAVPLGFEDPYAE; this is encoded by the coding sequence ATGAACAAGCAACTCGACCAGATGTTCGTGCGCCCGGTTGCCGAGGGCACCAGCGATATCCTGCCCGATGAAGTCGAGGTCGCCATCCTCAACGCCTCCTCCACCTGGGAGGCGCCGGGCGATGCGGTGAACTATGTTCTCCAGGTCAAACCGGGCAAGGCGGTGGAATCTGTCCTTCGGTTTGCAATCAACGCCACGGTCGGCGTCGGTGGCATCTTCGATCCGGCCACCGCCATCGGCATCCCGAACCACTCCACCACCTTCGGGGACACGCTCTATGTCTGGGGCGTGCCAGAGGGCAATTACGACGAACTTCCCCTTCTGGGTCCGTCGACCGACCGCGACAGCGCCGGCCGTGTGGTTGGCGGCTTCCTCAATCCGCTGGACTATGTCGTGAACCCGACGCAGGGCGTGGTGCTCGTGGTCCTGGGCGGCGCTTCCATGCTTGTCGAACGCGGCCGCTATTCCGATACCGTCGATTCCGTCCTATATGACAGCGCGGACAGCTACGCGCAGACGCGACTTCTCTACACGCAGAACCGCAGGTTCGAACTGGGCGATACCGGTGAGGCCGATGACGGCTTCATCGACCCCTATGCGGACGATGGTTCTGCTCAGACCGATGGCGCCTCCGATGCCGTGGCCGGTGCCGTCCCGCTTGGTTTCGAGGATCCCTATGCCGAATGA
- a CDS encoding type I secretion system permease/ATPase has protein sequence MSAMDTNRGSAELRAARADSRGLLISVLVFSVFTNLLMLTGPLYMLQVYDRVLGSRSEPTLIALSVLVAFLFLMMGVLDHARARLMARIGARFQEKLDRRVFAASVRRLTMNPNDPAALAAQRDLEAMQRLWSSPVLLALFDIPWTPIFAAAIFIFNPMLGWLAVAGGLILVIVTILNQSSTKIPLTRANNATMAAERVSDALKNESETIQALGMTGAGFDRWQSARGVALRTSVEASDVAGGYSVASRTFRQFLQSAMLGVGAWLVLQGELTSGAMIAGSILMGRALAPIEQAVGQWAVVTRAQEGRRRLAELLSRQPDEPVRTQLPRPRALLDVQGLTVIPPGENQAVLRMVSFNLQPGQALGVIGPSGAGKTSLARALIGVWRPSAGKVRLDGATLDQYDPDVLGSYIGYLPQRIALFDGTIADNIARLAPRPDPAKVVEAAKKAAAHEMILRLPDGYDTRVSTVGGRLSGGQIQRIGLARALYGDPVLLVLDEPNSNLDNDGSTALNLAIRQMKEQDRAVLIMAHRPAAIQECDLLLVMEDGTRRAFGPRDQVLREMVKNHTEIVRSTGPGGVT, from the coding sequence ATGAGCGCCATGGATACTAATCGCGGGTCCGCAGAATTGCGTGCCGCCCGCGCCGACAGTCGCGGACTTTTGATCTCGGTCCTCGTGTTCAGCGTCTTCACGAACCTGCTGATGCTGACCGGGCCGCTGTACATGCTGCAGGTCTATGACCGGGTGCTGGGGTCGCGATCCGAGCCGACGCTGATCGCGCTTTCGGTGCTTGTCGCCTTCCTGTTCCTGATGATGGGCGTACTGGACCATGCGCGGGCGCGGCTGATGGCGCGGATCGGGGCGCGGTTCCAGGAAAAGCTGGACCGGCGGGTCTTTGCGGCATCCGTCCGGCGGCTGACGATGAACCCGAACGATCCCGCAGCGTTGGCGGCGCAGCGCGATCTGGAGGCGATGCAGCGGCTTTGGTCTTCGCCCGTACTGCTGGCGCTGTTCGACATTCCTTGGACGCCGATCTTTGCGGCGGCGATCTTCATCTTCAACCCGATGCTGGGCTGGCTGGCTGTGGCTGGCGGTCTGATCCTGGTGATCGTGACCATCCTGAACCAGTCGTCCACGAAGATTCCACTGACGCGCGCAAACAACGCGACCATGGCGGCGGAACGGGTTTCGGATGCGCTGAAGAACGAATCCGAGACGATCCAGGCGCTTGGCATGACGGGCGCCGGGTTCGACCGCTGGCAGTCGGCGCGCGGCGTGGCGCTGCGCACCTCGGTCGAGGCCTCGGACGTGGCAGGGGGCTATTCCGTGGCCTCGCGGACCTTCCGCCAGTTCCTGCAATCGGCGATGCTGGGCGTGGGTGCCTGGCTGGTGCTGCAGGGCGAACTGACCTCGGGCGCGATGATCGCCGGGTCGATCCTGATGGGCCGCGCCCTCGCACCGATCGAGCAGGCGGTTGGCCAATGGGCCGTGGTGACGCGCGCACAGGAAGGCCGCCGGCGACTGGCCGAACTGCTGTCGCGCCAGCCCGACGAACCGGTGCGCACCCAATTGCCGCGTCCGCGCGCCCTTCTGGACGTTCAGGGGCTGACGGTTATTCCGCCCGGCGAAAATCAGGCCGTTCTGCGGATGGTGAGCTTCAACCTGCAGCCGGGGCAGGCGCTTGGGGTGATCGGGCCTTCGGGTGCGGGCAAGACCTCGCTGGCTCGCGCGTTGATCGGTGTCTGGCGGCCCTCGGCCGGGAAGGTCCGGCTAGATGGTGCCACGCTGGACCAGTACGATCCGGACGTTCTGGGCAGCTATATCGGCTATCTGCCGCAGCGCATTGCCCTGTTCGATGGCACGATTGCCGACAACATCGCGCGCCTCGCGCCGCGTCCCGACCCTGCGAAGGTGGTGGAGGCCGCGAAAAAGGCGGCGGCACACGAGATGATCCTGCGCTTGCCGGACGGCTATGACACCCGCGTCTCGACTGTGGGTGGGCGGCTTTCGGGCGGGCAGATCCAGCGGATCGGTCTGGCGCGGGCGCTGTATGGCGACCCTGTGCTTCTGGTGCTGGACGAGCCGAACTCGAACCTCGACAACGACGGTTCGACGGCGCTGAACCTGGCGATCCGCCAGATGAAAGAGCAGGATCGCGCGGTACTGATCATGGCGCACCGGCCGGCGGCCATTCAGGAATGCGATCTGCTTCTGGTCATGGAGGACGGCACCCGACGTGCCTTCGGCCCGCGCGACCAGGTGCTGCGCGAGATGGTGAAGAACCATACCGAGATCGTGCGATCCACCGGACCGGGAGGTGTGACATGA